One segment of Anastrepha obliqua isolate idAnaObli1 chromosome 3, idAnaObli1_1.0, whole genome shotgun sequence DNA contains the following:
- the LOC129242133 gene encoding putative nuclease HARBI1: MRRRILASLRSTEDPFLLEEDVFRRFLRFPKSFCWELIQDLKPLDKFERNSRIPFELRFVSVLYFLANGSYQSVIGNCHFSAMSQPSVSRCIEQICKMVVEHKHFEISFPNEAEHYNSIKRGFHNKFGIKGVIGAIDCTHIAILSPQSLIAGVVPHEYMNRKGYYSINVEAICNDELIFQNVNARFPASCHDAGIWTTSPVRIKLIREHIVGAFKWLLGDSGYPLEPWLLTPIATPSSASEEIFNKTHIKARNTIERAFGVLKSRFRCLSKERVLRYSHKNAAAIIYTCVIFHNMLQKRGIFTDEAMPPEDPSNDEASEPIRSTEYYSEGRRARQNCINALIL, encoded by the exons ATGCGTAGACGGATTCTGGCAAGTTTACGCAGCACGGAAGACCCATTCCTTCTGGAAGAAGACGTTTTCAGGAGGTTTTTAAGATTCCCGAAATCCTTCTGCTGGGAACTTATTCAAGATCTCAAACCACTTGACAAGTTTGAGCGGAATTCGAGAATTCCATTTGAACTTCGG TTTGTTTCAGTACTATATTTTCTGGCAAATGGCTCCTACCAAAGCGTTATTGGAAACTGCCACTTCTCGGCAATGAGTCAACCAAGCGTGTCGAGATGTATTGAGCAAATTTGCAAGATGGTAGTGGAACACAAACACTTTGAAATTAGTTTTCCCAATGAGGCGGAGCATTACAACAGCATAAAGAGGGG TTTCCACAACAAATTCGGAATAAAAGGCGTCATAGGTGCTATTGACTGCACACATATTGCAATACTTTCCCCGCAATCTTTAATTGCTGGAGTAGTACCTCATGAGTATATGAATCGCAAGGGATACTACAGCATTAATGTTGAAGCC ATTTGCAACGACgaactaatttttcaaaacgtCAATGCACGATTCCCAGCATCTTGTCATGACGCCGGTATATGGACAACTTCGCCGGTGAGAATCAAACTCATCAGGGAACACATTGTGGGGGCATTTAAATGGCTTTTAGGTGATTCAGGTTATCCTTTGGAGCCATGGCTTCTAACTCCAATAGCAACACCTTCTTCCGCTAGCGAagagattttcaataaaacacaTATAAAAGCAAGGAACACAATTGAACGTGCCTTTGGAGTCCTGAAATCACGATTTCGGTGTCTATCCAAAGAGCGCGTTCTTAGATATTCACACAAAAATGCGGCAGCTATCATCTATACATGTGTAATATTCCACAATATGCTGCAAAAACGTGGCATATTCACTGATGAGGCCATGCCACCAGAAGACCCATCGAATGATGAAGCTAGTGAACCAATAAGGTCAACAGAATATTATTCTGAAGGCAGAAGGGCGAGGCAAAATTGCATAAACGCACTTATActgtaa